CAAAATTGCTATCAATCGGTCCGGATATTAATTCCGATTTTTCTTCCTCTGTCTTGTTAGATAAAAATTCACTTATTTTATTTTCAAGACTAGCTTTTCGGATAATAACCTTTTGCTCTCGAGTTATTCTTTCAATTTCATAATAACCCCATTTTTTACCTTTTTTCTTCTCCCAACCATCTTTTACCCATACTTCTTTCAATCTTTCTTGGTCCCATTCTGGATTATATACAAATGTACTATAAGTCCATGCTCTTTCTAGTTTAGACATATACTTTGTTTCACCATCTGTATACGGTTCAAAACTAGGTTCAAAATCATTATGAATAAATTCAACTACTCGTTTCTTTTTGTCCACAGGGTACTTTATCTCTACTTCTCTCAAATGGTTCGTTCTGTACCTATTCTGTGAATTTGCCCTTCCATCACTATTAGATGAATACATAAAGGTTTTAAAGTCCAAGTTTCTACTATAACTAAATTCATCAGGGGCAATTTTTTGGATTACTAATACATATGTTTTCTCCATAGCATATGGAGCAAAAGTATAGTCAGGTAAACTAATGATAGATAAAATATCACAACGAGAGATTAAATAGTCTCTAATTGGTTTATTTGTTGCATTTTCTAAGATGGAATCTGGAACAATTATAATTCCTACGCCACCCTCTTTAACCCTTTTTCCATTCTTTAATGTCGCAGGTTTTAGTAAATCAATACATTCTCGCAATGCATTTACCTCTAGAGAGTTTCCGTAAATCTTAGCACCCTGCTCTATAATCTGTTCATTTGCCTCTGTAACCTTTCCATACGGAACATTAGTTATTAGTAAATCAACATTACCTAAGCTACGTTCGTCTTTGTTAGGCGTTAGCAAATCCAGCTTACTCAGTGCATATTCTTCTAGCAATGTTTCAAGACTTTCATTGTTCTCTATCTTTGTATCTATCAAGTCTTCAATTTCTTTGATATCAACATTGATTTTGGTTCCCGCATACATCATTAAAAAGTTCTTAATATCTGAATAACTGGCTCTTAGCTTGCGTTTGATTTTAGTAACATCATCTGGTCCCAAAACATTGACATCGTACTTGTTTTTTTTATGATTTTCATACAAGAAATGTTTTCTCCAATTTATCGAAGTTTTCACTTTAGATAAATTAGCATTTATGTTTCCTATTAGGTATAGATTTAATTCTGCAGATAATGTGCCATTTTTATCGAATCCCCATAAGGAATTTGAAACAACATCCCCTACCTTGCTAAGTCCTATATCTAGCTGTGAATTGATAAAATTTACATATTCGTATAAGAAACCGCCTGAACCACAGAAAGGGTCTAAGACCACTTTATCTTTTAATTCTTCTTCTCCCCAATTCAAATAATTATTGAACACCGCAGAAATTATGGGTCTAATAGTATGTCTTGGGGTGTAATATTCACCTTGTTCTTTTTTCGTATCCTTAGTCGCCAATTCTTCATAAATGAAACCGTACAAATCCATGCCTCGCTCTTGACTTAATTCATACAATTGGGATGAAGTCTCTTCATAAAGACGTACAATCTTTTTTTGGTCTTCAGTGTCAGATATATCGTTATCTAACGCTCTCCACATTTCATATAATTTAATGTCAAACTCGAATTGAGATTCTCTAAGTAATTTAGTTGCAAGATAGAGGTCGTTCTCTTTTGTAGAACCATAAATACATGCAAGAATAGTCATAATAAATGCTTTATTCTTTTGCAGCTTCTCATGACCCCTAATAATTCGAGCAATGTCACCCACTATTTTTTTCTCTTCAATTTCTCTATCTATTTGTTGCTTAACAGGGAATAAAGAGTGTATTTTATTTATTACTTCATCTCGCTCAGCACTAACTTTTAATTTATCAAAGATTACAATTTCACTTTTATCATCAATATTATAAAGAGAAATATATATTTCTTGTCCATCAAATACGATGAGCCTAATATCTCGTTGGGATATGTTAGCTACTACCCTTTTTTGTGAATCTGTTAAAGTTTCGCTTGTAAAACCTTCAACATAATTCTTAATTTGCTTTATTCCTTGTTCTAAATTCCCAGTTGATTCTAGCTCTAAGAGTCCACAAAAGCTTTCATACTTATCAGAAGAGAATAAATAGCCATCACACGAGCCTCTTCCTACATTCCCTTTAGTATAGGAAGGAATAATACTATCAATCTCAGCGAATCCTGTCCTTTTAACCTTGAAAGAATAACCTCGAAAATTCATCACTAACCTAAAGAAGCTATATACAATATCTTCAAAGCATGTTTCACTTCCCAAATACTCAGGCAATTTCAGTGTATTAGGGCTTTTAATTATAGATTCTTCTTTAACAGGCTGTATCCTTACAGTCAAATAAATCACTCCTCAAATTAACTCTAAGAATAAATTAACACTAAAAGAACCTTTTGTCCAACTATTTCTTTATTTCCGTTGGACAAAAGGTTCAACAAGTTAAATTTTTGAGTAAAAACCTCATTTACTTATGGTACGGTTCCCCCCGATTTATCCGAAAAGCCCGATAAACCTGCTCCAGTAAAATCAGCTTCATCAACTGATGCGGGAACGTCATCTTCGAAAAAGACAGCTTCTCATCCGCCCGCTGCAAAACCTCCTGGCTCAGCCCCAGAGATCCGCCAATGACAAACGCAATCTTGCTTTTCCCGTATGTAGCCAGTTTATCAAGAGTATCAGCAAGCTCTTCCGAAGATTTCATCTTCCCTTCGATCGCCAAAGCAATAACATGAGCATCTGGATGAATTTTTGCCAGTATTCGCTCGCCTTCTTTTTGCTTGACCTGAACCATTTCTGTTTCGCTTAGTTCTTCAGGTGCTTTTTCATCGGGAACCTCGATGATGTCCATTTTGGCGTAGGCCGACAGTCTTTTCAGGTATTCGTCAATTCCCTGCTTCAGGTATTTTTCTTTTAGCTTTCCAACCGTAATGATTGAGATATTCACAGCATGTCCTCACTTTACAAACAAGATATCCACAGAAGTTATCCACATGTCCACATTTTTCATCCACATGTTGTATGAGATCACTCGTTCGCTACAACATATATTGCAGTATTTTGACAATATTCACAGGTTGTTGATAACTTTTTATCCTCTTCAAGTTTTGTTAATTGCGGGAATGTTTCGTACTCATCCACCACTATATCTATTGCCAGATCAACGTGTTCGTCACAGCAGTAAATCATTTTCAGTATGCTCCTTTTTAGGCCGGCAGCCTGTTTTTTTATCCGATCTGTGGATAAATTTTATTTTCGCGTATTTATATAAGTTATCCACATCTCATCTTATCAAAACAATAAAAAACAGGAAAGCGATTGCCGCTTTCCCATTTAGTCTTTCCATTAAAATGTCTCGCCGCTCAGCTTCATCGTTACTTCCTGGGTTTTGCCGTCGCGGTATATTTTGATTTTCATCTGGTCGCCTACTGATTTTTTCGTATAGAGATGCTGGCGCAGTTCAATAATGTCTTTGATTTCCTGTCCATCCATCTCGACAATGACATCCATTTCCTTCAATCCAGCCTGTGCCGCTGGAGAGTTCGGTTCTACAGATGTGATGGCCACACCGGATTTCACATCCTTCGGCAGTTTCAGCGCTTCCTGCTGGTAGTAGCCAGGAATCTCATTAACAGATGCCAGCTGCACGCCCATATACGGACGTTTGACTTCTCCGAACTTTTCCAAGTCATCAATGACTGGTCTTGCGTAGTTAATTGGGATTGCCAATCCGATTCCTTCTACAGCGCTCTCCGCAATTTTCATGGAGTTGATGCCGATGAGCTGGCCGCTGATATTAACCAGCGCTCCGCCGCTGTTCCCCGGGTTGATCGCGGCATCTGTCTGCAGAACCTCTGCCTGCCAGTCTACTGTTCCATTCTGGTCAATATCAACCGGTATGGCACGCTCCAGTCCAGAGATGATTCCCTGTGTGACTGAGCCGGAGAACTGGCCAAGAGGGTTCCCGATGGCAATGACAGGCTCGCCTGGCTTCAGTGTGTCTGAATCGCCAAATTCGGCTACCGTTTTAATTTCCTTTCCTTCTACCTCAAGCACGGCAAGATCCGTCCAAATATCGCTGCCTACCAGTCTTGCCGGCAGCTTGGTGCCATCCTCCAGGCTTACTTCCAATTCCTGAGCACCTTCGACCACATGGTGGTTTGTGACGATGAAGGCTGTATTTCCTTCCTTCTTATAAATAACGCCTGAACCTGTTCCGGCAGGCTGTCCGGCACTGCCGTTTCCTTCATTCGACCAGAAGCCGGCTGTCTGGATGTTCGTAATGCTTACAACCGCATCCCCGGCTTTGTCTACTGCCTTAGTTACATCGGTTGTCACATCGACTGAGACATTCTGAGTCCTGGCATTATTGTTATCCCCGGCTGCCTCATCCTGCAGCTTTTCATCCGGTTCAACCGTATAAGGGAGCACGTCGTAGTCAGCAAGCTTTGGCACTGCCACCACGACCAGAATGGCCCCTAGTATGATGCCAACAAGGCTGGCCAGGAAGTATCCGCCCTTGTTGCCTTTTTGCCCTTTATAACGGTTCTGATGATCTTGATCATAATAGCCCAAACTGCACCCATCCTTTCTTTCTTTTGCAAAAAAACGGCTGTTTTTAATATAAATGCTAAAACTTAGTCTTCCTTTATACCCAATATTATACTCTTCTGTTTTTAGAAATCTAACAAAAACGCACTCGCCACAGCAATCTTACGACTTTGTTCA
The window above is part of the Cytobacillus sp. FSL H8-0458 genome. Proteins encoded here:
- a CDS encoding N-6 DNA methylase, which codes for MTVRIQPVKEESIIKSPNTLKLPEYLGSETCFEDIVYSFFRLVMNFRGYSFKVKRTGFAEIDSIIPSYTKGNVGRGSCDGYLFSSDKYESFCGLLELESTGNLEQGIKQIKNYVEGFTSETLTDSQKRVVANISQRDIRLIVFDGQEIYISLYNIDDKSEIVIFDKLKVSAERDEVINKIHSLFPVKQQIDREIEEKKIVGDIARIIRGHEKLQKNKAFIMTILACIYGSTKENDLYLATKLLRESQFEFDIKLYEMWRALDNDISDTEDQKKIVRLYEETSSQLYELSQERGMDLYGFIYEELATKDTKKEQGEYYTPRHTIRPIISAVFNNYLNWGEEELKDKVVLDPFCGSGGFLYEYVNFINSQLDIGLSKVGDVVSNSLWGFDKNGTLSAELNLYLIGNINANLSKVKTSINWRKHFLYENHKKNKYDVNVLGPDDVTKIKRKLRASYSDIKNFLMMYAGTKINVDIKEIEDLIDTKIENNESLETLLEEYALSKLDLLTPNKDERSLGNVDLLITNVPYGKVTEANEQIIEQGAKIYGNSLEVNALRECIDLLKPATLKNGKRVKEGGVGIIIVPDSILENATNKPIRDYLISRCDILSIISLPDYTFAPYAMEKTYVLVIQKIAPDEFSYSRNLDFKTFMYSSNSDGRANSQNRYRTNHLREVEIKYPVDKKKRVVEFIHNDFEPSFEPYTDGETKYMSKLERAWTYSTFVYNPEWDQERLKEVWVKDGWEKKKGKKWGYYEIERITREQKVIIRKASLENKISEFLSNKTEEEKSELISGPIDSNFVKELLSEVKLTPSERELLKSVDNIEETFILGEQKILMFKIELIDDVDLNIDSSNYLGIKEQSILIEDLQEILDDMEIVTEDDMIDFFRNTFTSNQYDAIKLMDKFDIIQGTQFSKEDAYLNPGSIPVFTAATDGPAYYVSDNIEGKVKVNGPSLIWSRKGAKAGTIQLFDEKNENGQYNSFYISDVSGTVKPKSNLQDYDLTFLKFYIAGQVKKELQSVSNNAQLNKSKLENLTLFLPDNQSEIGKLINEKIIK
- the rlmH gene encoding 23S rRNA (pseudouridine(1915)-N(3))-methyltransferase RlmH, whose protein sequence is MNISIITVGKLKEKYLKQGIDEYLKRLSAYAKMDIIEVPDEKAPEELSETEMVQVKQKEGERILAKIHPDAHVIALAIEGKMKSSEELADTLDKLATYGKSKIAFVIGGSLGLSQEVLQRADEKLSFSKMTFPHQLMKLILLEQVYRAFRINRGEPYHK
- a CDS encoding CxxH/CxxC protein produces the protein MIYCCDEHVDLAIDIVVDEYETFPQLTKLEEDKKLSTTCEYCQNTAIYVVANE
- a CDS encoding S1C family serine protease, which translates into the protein MGYYDQDHQNRYKGQKGNKGGYFLASLVGIILGAILVVVAVPKLADYDVLPYTVEPDEKLQDEAAGDNNNARTQNVSVDVTTDVTKAVDKAGDAVVSITNIQTAGFWSNEGNGSAGQPAGTGSGVIYKKEGNTAFIVTNHHVVEGAQELEVSLEDGTKLPARLVGSDIWTDLAVLEVEGKEIKTVAEFGDSDTLKPGEPVIAIGNPLGQFSGSVTQGIISGLERAIPVDIDQNGTVDWQAEVLQTDAAINPGNSGGALVNISGQLIGINSMKIAESAVEGIGLAIPINYARPVIDDLEKFGEVKRPYMGVQLASVNEIPGYYQQEALKLPKDVKSGVAITSVEPNSPAAQAGLKEMDVIVEMDGQEIKDIIELRQHLYTKKSVGDQMKIKIYRDGKTQEVTMKLSGETF